A genomic segment from Alistipes senegalensis JC50 encodes:
- a CDS encoding beta-L-arabinofuranosidase domain-containing protein produces MKKTMLLICAALLAGAVCTTAPAQEVPDLKGGPMGVERIAKLANYSVYSSVPADSPTDTCWMQVDLGRSYPIDQVKLYPVIWDWWLAVWRPRFPVRFKLEAADNEAFDNPRLISDQTAKDYEVTIVDKVDSYAPSEPVSGRYVRLTVTKLPEFQKKYSFDLWRFEVISGGKDIAEGRTLSDSGRGYLGKHQLLRAPRPMGELAVLDCPENVTSPDSWRPVKAELRVPHKGVRVGGLFGKVMDRNAHYLLTSFTVNDMLRDFRIRAGKPVSEKKDRDIDIEWLKYLPGSVAGRFLMGTGNQLRWKDDPELRKRMNQIVDGIEECAEPNGYLVGYPENEILVFEYGGYCRSWVSQGLLEAAIAGNTKAYPMLRKFYDWFNTCPYLPELVRRGAFGRQGIIPSTRLYHTPVGKPLDIQVAQRYYQENFWMDQLADRDVDAIWKIPYDRPHCYLIVTLNAYMDMYMATGEERYLEAVLGGWDIYHDYFQHTGGSISICEKLEYPPKSYLLRLGTGELCGNSFWSFLNQQLHAVFPDEEKYANEIEKSIYNVGIANQTQDGSIIYHAMLVGHKNRGENHNTCCEGQGTRWFGALPEFIYSIADDGIYVNLFNESTIEWTQSDGNEMSVRMQTAFPENPEVKLTVSPGNGKAYSNIRLRVPQWADAPMEVTVNGKRVGTGRPGSYLALKRTWKKGDVIAFTLPIGFRLTKYNGTAEGFKGTEAYALEYGPLLMAAMSPSEEKGFLDIPVAPSELPSRLKPENNDPLRFKVECSEAGIEYVPYYRIADENFTCYPFLKKAE; encoded by the coding sequence ATGAAGAAAACAATGCTGTTGATCTGCGCCGCACTGCTGGCCGGAGCTGTCTGTACGACCGCTCCGGCACAGGAGGTGCCCGACCTGAAAGGAGGCCCGATGGGCGTGGAACGAATAGCCAAGCTGGCCAACTACTCGGTTTACAGCTCCGTGCCAGCCGACTCCCCGACCGACACCTGTTGGATGCAGGTCGATTTAGGACGTTCTTACCCCATAGATCAGGTAAAACTCTATCCGGTTATCTGGGACTGGTGGCTCGCCGTATGGCGTCCCCGGTTTCCGGTGCGCTTCAAACTCGAAGCCGCCGACAACGAAGCCTTCGACAACCCCCGCCTGATCTCCGATCAAACAGCAAAGGATTATGAAGTCACGATCGTGGACAAGGTGGATTCCTACGCCCCGTCCGAACCGGTTTCGGGCCGTTATGTGCGGCTGACGGTCACCAAACTGCCCGAATTCCAGAAAAAATACTCGTTCGACCTATGGCGTTTCGAGGTAATATCGGGCGGTAAGGACATCGCCGAAGGACGCACGCTCAGCGATTCCGGCCGGGGGTATCTGGGTAAACATCAATTATTGCGGGCTCCCCGTCCGATGGGCGAACTCGCCGTATTGGATTGCCCGGAGAATGTCACTTCACCCGATTCGTGGCGTCCCGTCAAAGCGGAACTCCGCGTCCCGCACAAAGGGGTCAGGGTCGGCGGACTGTTCGGCAAGGTCATGGACCGCAACGCCCACTACCTCCTCACCTCGTTCACCGTCAACGACATGCTGCGCGACTTCCGCATCCGCGCCGGCAAACCCGTCTCCGAAAAGAAGGACCGCGACATCGACATCGAATGGCTCAAATACCTGCCGGGGTCCGTCGCAGGGCGATTCCTGATGGGTACGGGCAACCAGCTCCGCTGGAAAGACGATCCCGAACTGCGAAAACGGATGAACCAAATCGTAGACGGCATCGAAGAATGCGCCGAACCGAACGGTTACTTGGTCGGGTATCCCGAAAACGAGATTCTGGTCTTCGAATACGGCGGCTATTGCCGTTCGTGGGTATCACAAGGCCTGCTCGAAGCCGCCATCGCCGGAAACACCAAAGCCTACCCCATGCTGCGGAAATTTTACGACTGGTTCAACACCTGTCCCTACCTGCCCGAACTGGTGCGCCGCGGTGCGTTCGGCCGCCAGGGCATCATCCCCAGCACCCGGCTCTACCACACTCCGGTAGGCAAACCTCTCGACATTCAGGTCGCCCAGCGTTACTACCAGGAGAATTTCTGGATGGACCAGCTGGCCGACAGAGACGTGGATGCCATCTGGAAAATCCCCTACGACCGTCCCCATTGCTACCTGATCGTCACCCTGAACGCCTATATGGATATGTATATGGCTACCGGTGAGGAACGCTACCTGGAAGCCGTATTGGGCGGCTGGGACATCTATCACGATTATTTCCAGCACACGGGCGGCAGCATCAGCATCTGCGAAAAACTCGAATACCCGCCCAAATCCTACCTGTTGCGGCTGGGAACGGGGGAACTCTGCGGCAACTCGTTCTGGTCGTTCCTCAACCAGCAGCTTCATGCCGTTTTCCCCGACGAAGAGAAATATGCGAACGAAATCGAAAAATCAATCTACAACGTCGGAATCGCCAACCAGACCCAGGACGGCAGCATCATCTACCACGCCATGCTCGTCGGCCACAAAAACCGGGGCGAAAACCACAATACCTGTTGCGAAGGCCAGGGTACGCGATGGTTCGGAGCTCTGCCCGAATTCATCTATTCGATAGCCGACGACGGCATCTACGTCAATCTTTTCAACGAATCCACGATCGAATGGACACAGTCGGACGGCAATGAAATGTCTGTTCGTATGCAGACCGCGTTTCCCGAGAATCCCGAAGTAAAACTTACCGTATCGCCCGGAAACGGCAAAGCATACAGCAACATACGTCTCCGCGTTCCGCAATGGGCCGATGCGCCTATGGAGGTGACCGTCAACGGGAAGCGGGTCGGAACCGGCCGACCGGGCAGCTATCTCGCACTGAAACGGACCTGGAAAAAGGGCGATGTAATCGCATTCACGCTGCCCATAGGCTTCCGCCTGACCAAATACAACGGCACGGCCGAAGGCTTCAAAGGCACTGAAGCCTATGCATTGGAGTACGGCCCGCTGCTGATGGCGGCCATGAGTCCGTCCGAAGAGAAGGGATTCCTCGACATCCCGGTTGCCCCATCGGAATTGCCGTCGAGGCTGAAACCGGAAAACAATGACCCGCTGCGGTTCAAAGTAGAGTGTTCCGAAGCAGGCATCGAATATGTGCCCTATTACCGGATCGCCGATGAGAATTTCACCTGCTATCCGTTCCTGAAAAAGGCGGAATAA
- the ilvN gene encoding acetolactate synthase small subunit, protein MEQEYIITVFSENKVGLLSQITTVFSCRDVNIESLTTSESALPGIHKFTIVVRTDPGQIDKLVRQVEKKIDVLKTFVYTPEEVVQQEIALYKVTRSRGVEQLVRKHNVRILEIDEDYIVVEKTGHKADTQALFRLLQPYGVQQFVRSGTVAIIKSRRELLNEYLEELEKSRIKN, encoded by the coding sequence ATGGAACAGGAATATATCATCACCGTATTTTCGGAGAACAAGGTGGGTCTGCTGAGCCAGATCACCACGGTCTTCTCCTGCCGCGATGTCAACATCGAGAGCCTCACGACCTCCGAATCGGCGCTCCCGGGCATCCACAAGTTCACGATCGTCGTGCGCACCGACCCCGGGCAGATCGACAAGCTCGTGCGGCAGGTAGAGAAGAAGATCGACGTGCTGAAGACCTTCGTCTACACCCCCGAAGAGGTCGTGCAGCAGGAGATCGCCCTCTACAAGGTGACCCGCAGCCGGGGCGTCGAACAGCTCGTGCGCAAACACAACGTCCGCATTCTGGAGATCGACGAAGACTACATCGTCGTCGAAAAGACCGGGCACAAGGCCGACACGCAGGCGCTATTCCGGCTGTTGCAGCCCTACGGCGTCCAGCAGTTCGTGCGCAGCGGCACGGTGGCCATCATCAAGTCGCGGCGCGAACTGCTGAACGAATACCTCGAAGAGCTTGAAAAATCAAGAATTAAAAATTAA
- the ilvB gene encoding biosynthetic-type acetolactate synthase large subunit, protein MNTPRPEERQTASDPTITGSKALIESFLHEGVTTLFGYPGGAIIPVYDALYDYRDRLRHILVRHEQGAVHAAQGYARVSGQVGVCLVTSGPGATNTVTGLADALMDSTPLVLVTGQVGSSLLGTDAFQETNFVGITQAVTKWNCQVKRTEDIPGAIAKAFYIARSGRPGPVVVDITKDAQCGTAPFRYEKITSIRSYVPSPAPDAERIAEAARLIDAARRPLVMVGQGVTLGNAEAELRAFLEKSGMPAASTLLGLSALPSDHPQYVGMLGMHGNYGPNIKNRECDLIVAVGMRFDDRVTGSPAHFGENAKVIHLEIDPAEIDKIIHADVPVVGDARQTLPMLTERIRRGDHSAWIGEFRECDRIEYEAVVRKAVHPGEGRIRMGEAVDAVARAYDNDAVLVTDVGQQQMNAARYFGFRRNRSIVTSGGLGTMGFGLPAAIGAKLGAPGREVVLFAGDGGLQMTIQELGTIFQSHVAVKIVLLNNSFLGMVRQWQELFYDRRYSFTEMTNPDFGLIARGNGIEYRLVERREELAEAVAAMKASAGAFLLEVRVESEENIFPMVPAGAPVADIRFE, encoded by the coding sequence ATGAACACACCCCGTCCCGAAGAGCGACAAACGGCCTCCGACCCCACGATCACGGGATCGAAGGCCCTGATCGAATCGTTTCTCCACGAAGGCGTCACCACCCTTTTCGGCTACCCCGGAGGCGCCATCATCCCCGTCTACGACGCCCTCTACGACTACCGCGACCGTCTGCGCCACATCCTCGTCCGCCACGAGCAGGGCGCCGTGCACGCAGCGCAGGGCTACGCCCGCGTCAGCGGACAGGTAGGCGTCTGCCTCGTGACCTCCGGCCCCGGCGCCACGAACACCGTCACGGGGCTGGCCGACGCGCTGATGGACTCCACGCCGCTGGTGCTCGTCACCGGGCAGGTCGGCTCCTCGCTGCTGGGCACCGACGCCTTTCAGGAGACCAATTTCGTCGGCATCACGCAGGCCGTGACCAAGTGGAACTGTCAGGTCAAGCGCACCGAGGATATTCCGGGGGCCATCGCCAAAGCCTTTTATATCGCCCGCTCGGGCCGTCCGGGCCCCGTCGTGGTGGACATCACCAAGGACGCCCAGTGCGGCACGGCCCCCTTCCGGTATGAGAAGATCACCTCCATCCGCAGCTACGTCCCCTCGCCCGCTCCCGACGCGGAGCGCATCGCCGAGGCAGCCCGGCTGATCGACGCCGCCCGCCGTCCACTGGTGATGGTGGGCCAGGGCGTGACGCTGGGCAACGCCGAAGCCGAACTGCGGGCGTTCCTCGAAAAGAGCGGCATGCCTGCGGCCTCGACGCTGCTGGGGCTCTCGGCCCTGCCGTCGGACCACCCGCAGTATGTGGGCATGCTGGGCATGCACGGCAACTACGGACCCAACATCAAGAACCGGGAGTGCGACCTGATCGTGGCCGTCGGCATGCGCTTCGACGACCGTGTGACGGGGAGTCCGGCCCACTTCGGCGAGAACGCCAAGGTGATCCATCTGGAGATCGACCCCGCGGAGATCGACAAGATCATCCACGCCGACGTGCCCGTCGTGGGCGACGCCAGGCAGACGCTGCCGATGCTCACCGAACGCATCCGCCGGGGCGACCACAGCGCCTGGATCGGGGAGTTCCGGGAGTGCGACCGCATCGAATACGAAGCCGTCGTCCGCAAGGCGGTGCACCCCGGCGAAGGGCGTATCCGCATGGGCGAGGCGGTCGATGCCGTGGCCCGGGCCTACGACAACGACGCGGTGCTGGTGACCGACGTGGGCCAGCAGCAGATGAACGCCGCGCGCTATTTCGGATTCCGCCGCAACCGCAGCATAGTGACCTCGGGCGGCCTCGGAACGATGGGCTTCGGGCTTCCGGCGGCCATCGGCGCCAAGCTGGGCGCCCCCGGCCGCGAAGTGGTGCTGTTCGCCGGCGACGGCGGTCTGCAAATGACCATTCAGGAGCTGGGGACCATCTTCCAGTCGCACGTCGCGGTGAAGATCGTGCTGCTGAACAACTCGTTCCTCGGCATGGTGCGGCAATGGCAGGAGCTCTTCTACGACCGCCGCTACTCCTTCACCGAGATGACGAACCCCGATTTCGGGCTCATCGCCCGCGGCAACGGGATCGAATACCGCCTCGTCGAACGCCGCGAGGAGCTTGCAGAAGCCGTCGCCGCGATGAAAGCCTCCGCAGGCGCTTTCCTGCTGGAAGTGCGGGTCGAGAGCGAAGAGAACATTTTCCCGATGGTCCCGGCCGGCGCCCCGGTGGCGGACATCCGGTTCGAGTAA
- a CDS encoding homoserine kinase — MKHIRVFAPGTVANLGCGFDVMGLTLDGVGDLLEIGAEEGAEGLEIRNLSGMNLPENIEENVITPALRAMLAAYGRPVRIEVTMLEKIAPGSGIGSSAASSAAAVYGLNELLDRPFSGKELVEFAMMGEALIGGTPHADNVGPAVLGGVVLIRGYEPFDIVRLPVPDNFFYAVAHPAIVVSTKDAREVLPREIPLSKAVEQWGNVGGLVAGFALRDVALIGRSMHDAVVEPYRKGFIPGYDELKELVLAEGALAMNIAGSGPSVFALASDYGVAQRIAAQMERHFQSRQIGCHTYAGRVSNAGARVVEQ, encoded by the coding sequence ATGAAACATATCCGAGTTTTCGCCCCCGGAACGGTGGCGAATCTGGGCTGCGGGTTCGACGTGATGGGGCTGACGCTCGACGGCGTCGGCGATTTGCTGGAGATCGGCGCCGAGGAGGGCGCCGAAGGATTGGAGATCCGCAACCTGAGCGGGATGAATCTTCCCGAAAATATCGAAGAAAACGTCATTACGCCCGCCCTGCGGGCCATGCTCGCGGCATACGGCCGTCCGGTGCGGATCGAGGTCACGATGCTCGAAAAGATCGCTCCCGGCAGCGGCATCGGGTCGAGCGCGGCCTCGTCGGCCGCCGCCGTCTACGGGCTCAACGAACTGCTCGACCGCCCCTTCTCGGGCAAGGAGCTCGTGGAGTTCGCCATGATGGGCGAGGCGCTGATCGGCGGCACGCCCCATGCCGACAACGTGGGGCCTGCGGTGCTGGGCGGCGTGGTGCTGATCCGCGGTTACGAGCCGTTCGACATCGTGCGGCTGCCCGTGCCCGACAACTTCTTCTATGCTGTGGCGCATCCTGCCATCGTCGTCAGCACGAAGGATGCCCGCGAGGTCCTGCCGCGCGAGATCCCCTTGTCGAAGGCCGTCGAGCAGTGGGGCAACGTCGGGGGGCTGGTGGCCGGATTTGCGCTGCGCGACGTGGCGCTGATCGGCCGTTCGATGCACGACGCCGTCGTGGAGCCCTATCGCAAGGGATTCATTCCCGGATACGACGAGCTGAAAGAACTGGTGCTGGCCGAAGGCGCGCTGGCGATGAATATCGCCGGATCGGGTCCGTCGGTCTTTGCGCTGGCCTCCGATTACGGGGTGGCGCAGCGCATCGCGGCGCAGATGGAGCGTCATTTCCAGTCGCGGCAGATCGGCTGTCACACTTATGCGGGCCGCGTGTCGAACGCCGGAGCGCGGGTCGTAGAGCAATAA
- the ilvD gene encoding dihydroxy-acid dehydratase, producing the protein MKHTLRSAVTTTGRRMAGARSLWRANGMREEQFGRPIIGIANSFTQFVPGHVHLHEIGQYVKQRIEALGCFAAEFNTIAVDDGIAMGHDGMLYSLPSREIIADSVEYMANAHKVDALVCISNCDKITPGMLMAVMRLNIPTVFVSGGPMEAGKFRGRGVDLIDAMVMGADDTCSDEEIAQIERCACPGCGSCSGMFTANSMNCLTEALGLSLPGNGTIVATHANRRRLFEDAAALIVRNAERYYFSGDDSVLPRSIATKAAFENAMSLDIAMGGSTNTVLHLLAVAHEAGVDFTMQDIDRLSRRVPVLCKVAPNSHYHIQDVNRAGGIFAILGELDRAGLLDTSVHRIDGRTLGEAVAACDILSPTASDTARRRALSAPAGHYSRELGSQQTYYEEPDTDRTAGCIRDAEHAYFRDGGLAVLTGNIARSGCVVKTAGVDEKLFVFRGPARVYESQEQAMNGILADEVQPGEVVVIRYEGPKGGPGMQEMLYPTSYLKSKKLDKACALITDGRFSGGTSGLSIGHVSPEAASGGEIAVVRTGDEIEIDIPRRSIRLLIDDTEMAARMAAQKEFRPANRNRRVPASLRAYARLVSSADQGAVRIIDEE; encoded by the coding sequence ATGAAACACACACTCAGAAGCGCCGTCACCACGACGGGCCGCCGGATGGCGGGAGCCAGAAGCCTCTGGCGGGCCAACGGCATGCGCGAGGAGCAGTTCGGCCGCCCGATCATCGGCATCGCCAACTCGTTCACCCAGTTCGTGCCGGGCCACGTGCACCTGCACGAAATCGGCCAGTACGTCAAACAGCGGATCGAAGCCCTCGGATGCTTCGCCGCGGAATTCAACACCATCGCCGTGGACGACGGCATCGCCATGGGCCACGACGGCATGCTCTACTCGCTGCCCTCGCGCGAGATCATCGCCGACAGCGTCGAATACATGGCCAACGCCCACAAGGTCGATGCGCTGGTCTGCATCTCCAACTGCGACAAGATCACCCCCGGGATGCTGATGGCCGTCATGCGGCTGAACATCCCGACGGTCTTCGTCTCGGGAGGCCCGATGGAGGCCGGAAAGTTCCGGGGCCGCGGCGTGGACCTGATCGACGCGATGGTCATGGGCGCCGACGACACGTGCAGCGACGAGGAGATCGCGCAGATCGAACGCTGCGCCTGCCCCGGATGCGGATCGTGCTCGGGGATGTTCACGGCCAACTCGATGAACTGCCTCACCGAAGCGCTGGGACTCTCGCTCCCGGGCAACGGCACGATCGTCGCCACGCACGCCAACCGCCGCCGGCTCTTCGAGGACGCCGCGGCGCTCATCGTCCGCAACGCCGAACGCTACTACTTCTCGGGCGACGATTCGGTCCTGCCGCGCTCGATAGCCACCAAGGCCGCCTTCGAGAACGCCATGTCGCTCGACATCGCCATGGGCGGCTCGACCAACACGGTGCTGCACCTGCTGGCCGTGGCGCACGAGGCGGGCGTGGATTTCACGATGCAGGACATCGACCGTCTTTCGCGGCGGGTGCCGGTGCTCTGCAAAGTCGCACCCAACTCCCACTACCACATCCAGGATGTCAACCGCGCCGGGGGCATCTTCGCCATCCTCGGCGAACTCGACCGCGCCGGGCTGCTCGACACCTCGGTGCACCGCATCGACGGGCGCACGCTCGGCGAAGCCGTCGCCGCCTGCGACATCCTCTCCCCCACGGCATCCGACACGGCCCGCCGCCGCGCGCTGAGCGCCCCGGCAGGCCATTACAGCCGCGAACTCGGGAGTCAGCAAACCTACTACGAGGAGCCCGACACCGACCGCACGGCGGGCTGCATCCGCGACGCGGAGCACGCCTATTTCCGCGACGGCGGACTGGCCGTGCTGACGGGCAACATCGCCCGCTCGGGCTGCGTCGTGAAGACCGCCGGAGTGGACGAAAAACTCTTCGTCTTCCGTGGTCCGGCCCGGGTTTACGAGTCGCAGGAGCAGGCCATGAACGGCATCCTCGCCGACGAGGTGCAGCCGGGCGAAGTGGTCGTCATCCGCTACGAGGGCCCCAAAGGCGGCCCGGGCATGCAGGAGATGCTCTACCCCACGTCGTACCTCAAATCGAAGAAACTGGACAAAGCCTGCGCGCTGATCACCGACGGCCGCTTCTCGGGCGGCACCTCGGGGCTCTCGATCGGCCACGTCTCGCCGGAGGCCGCCTCGGGCGGAGAGATCGCCGTGGTACGCACGGGCGACGAAATCGAAATCGACATTCCCCGCCGTTCGATCCGCCTCCTGATCGACGACACCGAAATGGCTGCCCGCATGGCCGCTCAGAAAGAGTTCCGTCCGGCAAACCGCAACCGCCGCGTTCCGGCCTCCCTGCGGGCCTATGCACGGCTCGTGAGCTCGGCCGACCAGGGCGCCGTGCGCATCATCGACGAAGAATAA
- the thrC gene encoding threonine synthase, which translates to MKFYSTRDTKRACGCSLREAAMMGLAPDGGLFVPERIPQADMAEVERLAGESYAAMAGYLAGLFFGDDFDPQLLRRELESLYDFPVPLRAVGCGRYTLELFHGPTCAFKDFGAGFMGRAIGLLGAAGERLVILTATSGDTGSAVAHGFYGVPGVDVVVLYPEGKISRLQECQMTALGGNIHPLRVAGTFDDCQRLVKELFADAEFRKRRRVTSANSINLLRWIPQAFYYFYGYCRWRQAAGGDRPVIVVPSGNYGNLAAGMLAQRMGLPVGGFVAASNINDVVPEFLRTGVYRPRPSVRTPANAMDVGAPSNFERMLWLCGGDPEALRGELEGFRCDDACIRRTIDELYERHGYFSDPHSAVGYAASMAVGKPGFYLSTAHPAKFGEVIASVTGARVPLPERLEELTRRPQRSEPLAVDLAALEAYVEKV; encoded by the coding sequence ATGAAATTTTACAGTACGAGAGATACGAAACGGGCCTGCGGCTGTTCGCTCCGCGAGGCCGCGATGATGGGGCTGGCTCCCGACGGCGGGTTGTTCGTCCCCGAACGCATTCCGCAAGCCGACATGGCCGAGGTCGAACGGCTGGCCGGGGAGTCCTACGCCGCGATGGCGGGCTATCTGGCCGGGTTGTTCTTCGGCGACGATTTCGACCCGCAGCTCCTGCGGCGGGAGCTGGAGTCGCTGTACGATTTCCCCGTGCCCCTGCGGGCGGTGGGGTGCGGACGCTACACGCTGGAGTTGTTCCACGGTCCGACCTGCGCCTTCAAGGATTTCGGCGCCGGGTTCATGGGGCGTGCGATCGGCCTGCTGGGGGCCGCCGGCGAGCGGCTGGTGATCCTCACGGCCACTTCGGGCGACACGGGCAGCGCCGTGGCACACGGGTTCTACGGCGTGCCGGGCGTCGATGTCGTGGTGCTCTATCCCGAGGGGAAGATCAGCCGCCTGCAAGAGTGTCAGATGACCGCCCTCGGGGGTAACATCCATCCGCTGCGGGTCGCCGGGACGTTCGACGACTGTCAGCGGCTGGTGAAGGAGCTCTTCGCCGATGCGGAGTTCCGCAAGCGGCGGCGCGTGACCTCGGCCAATTCGATCAACCTCCTGCGGTGGATTCCCCAGGCATTTTATTACTTCTACGGCTATTGCCGGTGGCGGCAGGCTGCGGGCGGCGACCGTCCGGTCATCGTCGTGCCGAGCGGCAACTACGGCAATCTGGCCGCGGGGATGCTGGCGCAGCGCATGGGACTGCCCGTCGGGGGCTTCGTGGCGGCCTCGAACATCAACGACGTGGTGCCCGAATTCCTCCGCACGGGCGTCTACCGTCCGCGGCCGTCGGTGCGGACTCCGGCCAATGCGATGGATGTCGGCGCCCCGAGCAATTTCGAACGCATGCTGTGGCTTTGCGGAGGCGATCCCGAGGCCCTGCGCGGCGAGCTGGAGGGATTCCGCTGCGACGACGCCTGCATCCGCCGCACGATCGACGAGCTGTACGAGCGTCACGGCTATTTCTCCGATCCCCACAGCGCCGTCGGATATGCGGCTTCGATGGCCGTCGGCAAACCGGGATTTTACCTTTCGACGGCCCATCCCGCCAAGTTCGGGGAGGTCATCGCCTCGGTGACCGGGGCCCGGGTGCCGCTTCCCGAACGGCTCGAGGAGCTGACACGCAGGCCGCAGCGTTCGGAACCCCTTGCCGTCGATCTCGCGGCCCTCGAAGCGTACGTCGAAAAGGTCTGA
- a CDS encoding glycoside hydrolase family 99-like domain-containing protein: MKKALFKFSYVMFLTLFIGITGAEAKKDQKQSPVYRLPDDLQTLVGDPSLLRKPEGLEVAAYVFPNYHASALHNKLYSPGWTEYNLIRSARPWFEGHQQPRTPLLGELDESLPSTWEVYNKLCKNSGIDVLIWDWYWYDGKPCLHEALEEGFLEAKNTNDVKFACMWTNHPWYILYPTKQTDGSNAYPPSFDAPDFSYEEAFRSLSYIVTRYFNQPNYWKIDGKPVICIWDARRLEQKLGLEGVQKLFTELRGLAVKLGHAGIHFHITGFTSGHNKEAGYDTSGSYNPLDWIAGRYQSKEIELPDYGVAAADVAFKVWDEGYETHQVPYVPAVGAGWDSTPRYIAPANRPATPDRTKWPGCTIFVNESPAAFKAFVQASFAYLNRHPDVPRFVTIACFNEWSEGHYLLPDNRFGYGMLNALGEAVGLQKLNQRRGK; this comes from the coding sequence ATGAAAAAAGCACTGTTCAAATTCAGTTACGTGATGTTTCTGACACTATTCATCGGCATCACCGGAGCCGAAGCAAAGAAAGATCAGAAACAGTCCCCGGTCTACCGTCTTCCCGACGACTTGCAGACGCTGGTCGGAGACCCGTCATTGCTCCGAAAGCCCGAAGGACTCGAAGTGGCCGCCTATGTATTCCCGAACTATCACGCCTCGGCCCTCCACAACAAGCTCTATTCCCCCGGATGGACCGAATATAACCTCATCCGAAGTGCACGTCCCTGGTTCGAAGGCCATCAACAGCCCCGGACGCCGTTGCTGGGAGAACTGGACGAAAGCCTGCCTTCGACCTGGGAGGTCTACAACAAACTCTGCAAAAACAGCGGCATCGACGTACTGATCTGGGACTGGTATTGGTACGACGGCAAGCCCTGCCTCCACGAGGCGCTCGAAGAAGGGTTCCTCGAAGCGAAGAACACCAACGATGTGAAATTCGCCTGCATGTGGACAAACCATCCCTGGTATATCCTCTATCCCACGAAGCAGACTGACGGAAGCAACGCCTATCCGCCCAGTTTCGATGCCCCGGACTTTTCCTATGAGGAGGCTTTCCGAAGCCTTTCCTACATCGTCACCCGTTATTTCAACCAACCGAACTACTGGAAAATCGACGGAAAACCCGTCATCTGCATCTGGGATGCCCGGCGGCTGGAGCAGAAACTCGGACTGGAAGGGGTTCAGAAACTCTTCACCGAGTTGCGCGGACTGGCCGTAAAACTGGGACATGCGGGCATCCATTTCCATATCACGGGATTCACCTCCGGACACAACAAAGAGGCCGGATACGACACCTCCGGATCATACAATCCGCTGGACTGGATCGCAGGCCGCTATCAATCCAAAGAGATCGAATTGCCCGACTACGGCGTTGCGGCGGCCGATGTGGCGTTCAAAGTCTGGGATGAAGGTTACGAGACGCATCAGGTTCCCTACGTCCCGGCAGTCGGAGCCGGATGGGACTCCACGCCCCGCTACATCGCACCCGCCAACCGTCCCGCGACACCCGACCGCACGAAATGGCCCGGATGCACGATATTCGTCAACGAAAGTCCCGCGGCTTTCAAAGCGTTCGTACAAGCGTCGTTCGCTTATCTGAACCGGCATCCCGACGTGCCGCGCTTCGTAACCATCGCATGCTTCAACGAATGGAGCGAAGGACACTACCTGCTTCCCGACAACCGCTTCGGATACGGTATGCTTAATGCTCTGGGTGAAGCTGTCGGATTGCAAAAACTGAATCAAAGAAGAGGAAAATAA